The following coding sequences lie in one Mesorhizobium sp. DCY119 genomic window:
- a CDS encoding cytochrome c family protein, translated as MRSIVLFAALSTASMLVSHAQAQDAAAGEKVFAKCKACHVADEDKNKIGPSLHGLIGRTAGTHEGFKYSPAMVAAGAGGLVWDEAHLKDYLHDPKAKVPGTKMAFPGLKSDDDIANVVAYLKQFTP; from the coding sequence ATGCGCTCAATTGTACTTTTCGCAGCCCTATCCACCGCCAGCATGCTGGTCAGCCACGCCCAAGCGCAGGACGCAGCCGCCGGTGAGAAGGTCTTTGCCAAATGCAAAGCCTGCCATGTCGCCGATGAAGACAAGAACAAGATCGGGCCTTCGCTGCACGGCCTGATCGGCCGGACGGCGGGAACCCATGAGGGGTTCAAATATTCGCCGGCCATGGTCGCTGCGGGTGCGGGTGGGCTCGTCTGGGACGAGGCCCATCTTAAGGACTATCTGCATGATCCGAAGGCGAAAGTTCCAGGCACGAAGATGGCGTTCCCCGGCTTGAAGTCGGATGACGATATCGCCAATGTCGTCGCATATCTGAAGCAATTCACGCCGTAA
- the gph gene encoding phosphoglycolate phosphatase (PGP is an essential enzyme in the glycolate salvage pathway in higher organisms (photorespiration in plants). Phosphoglycolate results from the oxidase activity of RubisCO in the Calvin cycle when concentrations of carbon dioxide are low relative to oxygen. This enzyme is a member of the Haloacid Dehalogenase (HAD) superfamily of aspartate-nucleophile hydrolase enzymes (PF00702).), producing the protein MSGETGTSLAFPKAIIFDLDGTLVDSAPDIGAAVNELLATRHLLPLSLAQAKSMIGHGVKKLVERAFTASGMPLYGAALEQANRDMAPIYRRHLTKLTTLMPGAKETVAHFHVAGVALGVATNKPQLATREVLLHFGFTDQLGAIVGGDAVSHQKPAPDSLFLALERLRVEPADALMVGDSSADVGAARAAGMAVVLVRGGYTQVPVEELGADMVCDSLLDLPTALQGLRSAA; encoded by the coding sequence ATGAGCGGCGAGACGGGAACTTCCCTGGCCTTTCCGAAGGCCATCATCTTCGATCTCGATGGGACGCTGGTCGATTCAGCGCCCGACATAGGTGCTGCCGTCAACGAGCTTCTGGCGACACGCCACCTGCTGCCGCTTTCGCTGGCACAAGCCAAATCGATGATAGGACATGGCGTCAAAAAGCTTGTCGAGCGCGCCTTTACGGCATCGGGAATGCCGCTCTACGGCGCAGCCCTCGAGCAGGCTAACCGCGACATGGCGCCGATCTATCGGCGGCATCTGACCAAGCTAACCACCCTCATGCCGGGCGCGAAGGAGACGGTCGCGCATTTCCACGTTGCCGGCGTAGCCCTTGGCGTTGCCACCAACAAGCCGCAACTGGCGACCCGTGAGGTCCTGTTGCATTTCGGGTTTACCGACCAGCTTGGCGCGATCGTCGGCGGCGATGCCGTCAGCCACCAGAAGCCTGCGCCCGACTCGCTGTTCCTGGCCCTGGAGCGGCTTCGCGTCGAGCCGGCCGACGCACTGATGGTCGGCGACAGTTCGGCAGATGTCGGGGCAGCACGCGCCGCCGGCATGGCGGTCGTTCTGGTACGTGGCGGCTATACGCAGGTTCCGGTGGAAGAACTTGGCGCCGATATGGTCTGTGACAGCCTGCTAGACTTGCCGACCGCCCTGCAAGGGCTTCGAAGCGCCGCCTGA
- a CDS encoding thioredoxin family protein, whose translation MASTPPVCDFGWPAVDATLRGTDGKSHSLFDQAGPNGLVIAFICNHCPYVKAVIQRIVRDAADLKKEGIGFVTVNSNDADAYPDDSFDKMKLFAAEHHFTFPYLYDEDQSVARAYGAACTPDFFGFNNDLTLQYRGRLDASRKEAGPPGLRRDLYEAMKQVARTGDGPVEQITSIGCSIKWKETA comes from the coding sequence ATGGCATCAACGCCGCCCGTTTGCGATTTCGGATGGCCGGCTGTCGATGCCACGCTTCGCGGCACCGACGGCAAATCCCATTCGCTGTTCGATCAGGCCGGCCCGAACGGGCTGGTCATCGCCTTCATCTGCAACCATTGCCCCTATGTGAAGGCCGTCATCCAGCGCATCGTGCGCGATGCCGCCGACCTGAAAAAGGAAGGCATCGGCTTCGTTACCGTCAATTCCAACGACGCGGATGCCTATCCGGACGATTCCTTCGACAAGATGAAGCTCTTCGCCGCCGAGCACCACTTCACCTTTCCTTATCTCTATGACGAAGATCAGAGCGTCGCCCGCGCCTATGGCGCTGCCTGCACGCCGGACTTCTTCGGCTTCAACAACGATCTGACGCTGCAATATCGCGGCCGTCTTGACGCCTCGCGCAAGGAAGCCGGACCGCCAGGCCTCAGGCGCGATCTCTATGAGGCGATGAAGCAGGTCGCCCGCACGGGCGATGGCCCGGTTGAACAGATCACCTCGATAGGTTGCTCCATAAAATGGAAGGAGACCGCATGA
- the rpe gene encoding ribulose-phosphate 3-epimerase, with amino-acid sequence MTANTIIAPSVLSSDFSRLGDEVEAVVRAGADWIHLDVMDGHFVPNITFGPPIIKAIRDRTDKVFDCHLMIAPADAYFAAFADAGCDIITVHAEAGLHLDRSLQAIRNLGKKAGVSLNPSTPESVIEYVLDRLDLVLLMTVNPGFGGQAFIPAVVEKVKRVKALIGNRPIDIEIDGGVTPETAPLVTAAGANVLVAGSAVFKGGTEAAYRANIAAIREAADGAVRKAA; translated from the coding sequence ATGACCGCCAACACAATCATCGCCCCCTCAGTCCTGTCCTCCGACTTTTCGCGCCTCGGCGACGAGGTCGAGGCGGTGGTCCGCGCCGGCGCCGACTGGATTCATCTCGACGTCATGGACGGCCATTTCGTGCCCAACATCACCTTCGGCCCGCCAATCATCAAGGCAATTCGTGATCGCACCGACAAGGTCTTCGACTGCCATCTGATGATCGCGCCCGCCGACGCTTACTTTGCGGCATTCGCCGATGCCGGCTGCGATATCATTACGGTTCATGCAGAGGCGGGCCTGCATCTCGACCGTTCGCTGCAGGCGATCCGAAATCTCGGCAAGAAGGCCGGCGTTTCGCTCAACCCGTCGACGCCTGAAAGCGTTATCGAATATGTGCTCGACCGGCTCGATCTGGTGCTTCTGATGACCGTAAACCCCGGCTTCGGCGGCCAAGCCTTCATTCCAGCCGTGGTGGAGAAGGTCAAGCGCGTCAAGGCGCTGATCGGCAACCGCCCGATCGACATCGAAATCGACGGCGGCGTGACGCCGGAAACCGCGCCGTTGGTCACTGCCGCGGGCGCGAACGTCCTCGTCGCCGGCTCGGCTGTCTTCAAGGGCGGCACCGAAGCCGCCTACCGCGCCAACATCGCTGCCATTCGCGAGGCGGCGGATGGCGCCGTGCGCAAAGCGGCGTAA
- the cbbX gene encoding CbbX protein, whose protein sequence is MLSSLDQAAVGDDETVNLQEEFEASSIDDVFDKLDRDLVGLVPVKTRIREIAALLLVDRLRRKFGISAETPTLHMNFTGNPGTGKTTVALRMAEILHRLGYVREGHLVSVTRDDLVGQYVGHTAPKTREVIKRAMGGVLFIDEAYYLYKPENERDYGQESIEILLQCMENNRDDLVVILAGYKDKMDRFFNSNPGMRSRIAHHLDFPDYSPVELKSIAEIMLAGQNYRLSEGAAAALEEYIPLRMKLPHFSNARSIRNALDRARLRQANRLFAGRSEKLTRLDLITIEEPDIRGSRVFVEGKLDGDPVDGAVP, encoded by the coding sequence ATGTTGAGCAGCTTGGATCAGGCGGCCGTCGGCGACGATGAAACGGTCAATCTGCAGGAAGAGTTCGAGGCATCGAGCATCGATGACGTGTTCGACAAGCTCGATCGTGACCTTGTCGGGCTGGTACCCGTCAAGACACGCATCCGCGAAATCGCTGCCCTCCTGCTCGTCGACCGCTTGCGCCGCAAATTCGGCATTTCCGCCGAAACGCCGACCTTGCATATGAACTTCACCGGCAATCCCGGCACCGGCAAGACCACGGTGGCGCTGCGTATGGCGGAGATCCTGCACCGGCTGGGCTATGTGCGCGAAGGACATCTGGTTTCGGTCACCCGCGACGATCTTGTCGGGCAATATGTCGGCCACACCGCGCCCAAGACGCGTGAAGTGATCAAGCGCGCCATGGGCGGCGTGCTGTTCATCGACGAGGCCTACTATCTCTACAAGCCCGAAAACGAGCGGGACTACGGTCAGGAGTCCATCGAAATCCTGTTGCAGTGCATGGAAAACAACCGCGACGATCTCGTCGTCATCCTCGCCGGCTACAAGGACAAGATGGACCGCTTCTTCAACAGCAATCCGGGCATGCGCTCGCGCATTGCCCATCATCTTGATTTCCCCGACTATAGTCCCGTCGAACTCAAATCGATTGCCGAGATCATGCTGGCTGGCCAGAATTACCGGTTGAGCGAAGGTGCGGCGGCAGCGCTGGAGGAATACATCCCTCTCAGGATGAAGCTGCCCCACTTTTCCAACGCCAGGTCGATCCGCAACGCGCTCGACCGGGCACGCCTCCGGCAGGCCAACCGCCTGTTCGCCGGGCGGAGCGAAAAATTGACCAGGCTCGATCTGATCACAATAGAAGAGCCGGATATCCGCGGCAGCCGGGTTTTCGTGGAAGGGAAGCTCGACGGCGATCCGGTTGACGGCGCGGTTCCTTGA
- a CDS encoding ribulose bisphosphate carboxylase small subunit has protein sequence MMTNPGNKVTQGQFSFLPDLTDAQISAQIKYALKNHWAVSVEYSDDPHPRNTYWEMYGNPMFDLKDPAGILMEINNCRKALPNMYIRVTAFDSSKGWEAPRMSFIVNRPPNEPGFRLLRQERDGRSQGYSIVPYATDRPEGERS, from the coding sequence ATGATGACCAATCCCGGAAACAAGGTCACGCAGGGACAGTTCTCGTTCCTGCCCGACCTGACCGACGCGCAAATCTCGGCGCAGATCAAATACGCACTGAAGAACCACTGGGCCGTGAGCGTCGAATATTCCGACGATCCGCATCCCCGCAATACCTATTGGGAGATGTACGGCAATCCGATGTTCGACCTGAAGGATCCCGCCGGCATCCTGATGGAAATCAACAATTGCCGCAAAGCGCTGCCCAATATGTACATCCGCGTCACCGCATTCGACTCGAGCAAGGGCTGGGAAGCGCCGCGCATGTCGTTCATCGTCAACCGGCCGCCGAACGAACCGGGCTTCCGCCTGCTGCGCCAGGAGCGCGACGGCCGCAGCCAGGGCTACTCCATCGTTCCCTACGCGACCGATCGGCCCGAAGGCGAGCGATCGTAG
- a CDS encoding ribulose-bisphosphate carboxylase large subunit, with product MNKVDINTTGTLKEGKERYRSGVLPYKQMGYWEPDYRPKDTDLIAMFRITPQPGVDHEEAAAAVAGESSTATWTVVWTDRLTACELYRAKAYRSEPVPNTGPGTKTEQQYFAYIAYDLDLFEPGSIANLTASIIGNVFGFKAVKALRLEDMRIPVAYLKTFQGPATGIVVERERLDKFGRPLLGATTKPKLGLSGRNYGRVVYEALKGGLDFVKDDENINSQPFMHWRDRFLYCMEAVNKASAATGEVKGHYLNVTAGTMEEMYERAEFAKQLGSAIIMIDLVIGYTAIQSMAKWARRNDMILHLHRAGNSTYSRQKNHGMNFRVICKWMRMAGVDHIHAGTVVGKLEGDPLMIKGFYDTLREERTPQNLETGLFFDQEWASLNKVMPVASGGIHAGQMHQLIHYLGEDVVLQFGGGTIGHPDGIQAGATANRVALEAMILARNEGRDYLREGPQILEDAAKWCSPLKAALTTWKDVTFNYESTDTADFVPTATPSF from the coding sequence ATGAACAAGGTGGACATAAACACGACTGGAACGCTCAAGGAAGGCAAGGAGCGCTATCGCTCCGGTGTTCTCCCCTACAAGCAGATGGGTTACTGGGAGCCGGACTATCGGCCGAAGGACACCGACCTGATAGCGATGTTCCGCATCACGCCGCAGCCTGGTGTCGACCATGAGGAGGCAGCCGCCGCGGTCGCAGGCGAAAGCTCGACGGCGACCTGGACCGTCGTTTGGACCGATCGGCTGACCGCCTGCGAACTCTATCGCGCCAAGGCTTATCGTTCCGAACCGGTGCCCAACACCGGTCCCGGCACCAAGACCGAACAGCAGTACTTCGCCTACATCGCCTACGACCTCGACCTGTTCGAGCCCGGCTCGATCGCCAACCTCACGGCATCGATCATCGGCAACGTCTTCGGCTTCAAGGCGGTGAAGGCCTTGCGTCTGGAAGACATGCGCATCCCCGTCGCCTACCTGAAGACCTTCCAGGGCCCGGCGACCGGCATCGTGGTCGAGCGCGAGCGGCTCGACAAGTTCGGCCGGCCGCTGCTCGGCGCCACGACCAAGCCCAAGCTCGGCCTCTCCGGCCGCAACTATGGCCGCGTCGTCTATGAGGCGCTGAAAGGCGGGCTCGATTTCGTCAAGGATGACGAGAACATCAACTCGCAGCCCTTCATGCATTGGCGCGACCGCTTCCTCTACTGCATGGAGGCGGTGAACAAGGCGTCGGCTGCGACCGGCGAGGTCAAGGGCCACTATCTCAACGTCACCGCCGGCACCATGGAGGAGATGTACGAACGCGCCGAATTCGCCAAGCAGCTCGGCTCGGCCATCATCATGATCGACCTCGTCATCGGATACACGGCGATCCAGTCGATGGCCAAGTGGGCGCGCAGGAACGACATGATCCTGCACCTGCACCGCGCCGGCAACTCGACCTATTCACGCCAGAAGAACCACGGCATGAACTTCCGCGTCATCTGCAAGTGGATGCGTATGGCCGGCGTCGACCACATCCATGCCGGCACCGTCGTCGGCAAGCTCGAGGGCGACCCGCTGATGATCAAGGGCTTCTACGATACGCTGCGTGAGGAACGCACGCCGCAGAACCTCGAGACCGGGCTGTTCTTCGACCAGGAATGGGCCTCGCTCAACAAGGTGATGCCGGTGGCTTCGGGCGGCATTCATGCCGGGCAGATGCACCAGCTCATCCACTACCTCGGCGAGGATGTGGTGCTGCAGTTCGGCGGCGGCACCATCGGCCATCCCGACGGCATTCAGGCCGGCGCAACGGCCAACCGTGTGGCGCTGGAAGCGATGATCCTCGCCCGCAACGAGGGCCGCGACTATCTGCGCGAAGGCCCGCAAATCCTCGAAGACGCGGCAAAATGGTGCTCGCCGCTGAAGGCCGCACTGACGACCTGGAAGGACGTGACCTTCAACTACGAATCGACCGACACCGCCGATTTCGTGCCGACCGCGACCCCGAGCTTCTAA
- the fba gene encoding class II fructose-bisphosphate aldolase (catalyzes the reversible aldol condensation of dihydroxyacetonephosphate and glyceraldehyde 3-phosphate in the Calvin cycle, glycolysis, and/or gluconeogenesis), which yields MARITLRQLLDHAAEHGYGVPAFNINNMEQGLAIMEAAKACDAPVIIQASRGARSYANDIMLAKMIDALAEIYPQIPVCMHQDHGNNEATCLTAIRHGFTSVMMDGSLEADAKTPASYDYNVAITERVSRMAHWVGASVEGELGVLGSLESGHGEAEDGHGAEGVLSHDQLLTDPDQAVDFVARTKVDALAIACGTSHGAYKFTRKPDGDILAMRVIEEIHHKLPNTHLVMHGSSSVPQELQDVINKFGGEMPQTYGVPVEEIERGIRHGVRKVNIDTDCRMAMTGQFRRIATENPNEFDPRKFLKPAMDAMRDLCRDRLERFGTAGNASKIKVIALDEMAKRYAAGKLDPHIAAAKAA from the coding sequence ATGGCGCGCATCACGCTGAGGCAATTGCTCGACCACGCCGCCGAACATGGCTACGGCGTGCCGGCATTCAACATCAACAACATGGAACAGGGCCTCGCCATCATGGAGGCGGCCAAGGCCTGCGACGCGCCGGTCATCATCCAGGCGTCACGCGGCGCGCGCTCCTACGCCAATGACATCATGCTGGCCAAGATGATCGACGCGCTGGCCGAGATCTATCCGCAGATACCGGTCTGCATGCATCAGGACCACGGCAACAACGAAGCCACCTGCCTCACCGCCATCCGCCACGGCTTCACCTCGGTGATGATGGACGGCTCGCTGGAGGCCGACGCCAAGACGCCGGCGAGCTATGATTACAATGTCGCCATCACCGAGCGCGTCTCGCGCATGGCCCATTGGGTCGGCGCATCGGTGGAAGGCGAACTCGGCGTGCTCGGCTCGCTCGAAAGCGGCCATGGCGAGGCCGAGGACGGCCACGGCGCGGAAGGCGTGCTGTCGCACGACCAGTTGCTGACCGATCCCGACCAGGCGGTCGATTTCGTCGCCCGCACCAAGGTCGACGCCCTGGCGATCGCCTGCGGCACCTCGCACGGCGCCTACAAGTTCACCCGCAAGCCCGACGGCGACATCCTTGCCATGCGCGTCATCGAGGAGATCCATCACAAGCTGCCGAACACCCATCTCGTCATGCACGGCTCCTCCTCGGTGCCGCAGGAACTGCAGGACGTCATCAACAAGTTCGGCGGCGAGATGCCCCAGACCTATGGCGTGCCCGTCGAGGAGATCGAGCGCGGCATCCGCCACGGCGTGCGCAAGGTCAACATCGACACCGACTGCCGCATGGCGATGACCGGCCAGTTCCGCCGCATCGCCACCGAAAACCCGAACGAGTTCGACCCGCGCAAATTCCTGAAACCGGCGATGGACGCCATGCGCGACCTATGCCGCGACCGGCTGGAACGCTTCGGCACCGCCGGCAACGCCTCGAAGATCAAGGTCATCGCGCTCGACGAGATGGCCAAACGCTACGCCGCGGGAAAACTCGACCCGCATATCGCGGCTGCCAAGGCAGCATGA
- the gap gene encoding type I glyceraldehyde-3-phosphate dehydrogenase, which produces MAVRVAINGFGRIGRNILRAIIESGRTDIVVVAVNDLGPVETNAHLLRYDSVHGRFPGTVTVKGDTIEVDDLPPIKVTAIRNPAELPHAELGVDIALECTGIFTSKEKASAHLTAGAKRVLVSAPADGADLTVVYGVNDDKITKDHIVISNASCTTNCLGPVAKVLNDAIGIERGFMTTIHSYTGDQPTLDTMHKDLYRGRAAALSQIPTSTGVAKAVGLVLPELNGKLDGVSIRVPTPNVSVIDFKFVPKRPTTVEEVNAAMIAATKGRLKHILSVVEEPLVSIDFNHNPASSSFALDQTKVIEGTLVRVMSWYDNEWGFSNRMADTAVAIGRTLEPIKQDIRTKEEA; this is translated from the coding sequence TTGGCAGTTCGCGTCGCAATCAACGGATTTGGCCGGATCGGCCGCAACATCCTGCGCGCCATCATCGAGTCCGGACGGACCGATATCGTGGTGGTCGCAGTGAACGATCTCGGCCCGGTCGAGACCAACGCCCATCTGCTGCGCTACGACTCCGTGCATGGCCGCTTCCCCGGCACCGTCACGGTCAAGGGCGACACGATCGAGGTCGATGACCTGCCACCGATCAAGGTCACGGCCATCCGCAACCCGGCCGAACTGCCGCATGCCGAACTCGGCGTCGACATCGCGTTGGAATGCACCGGCATCTTCACTTCCAAGGAGAAGGCTTCAGCGCATCTCACCGCCGGCGCCAAGCGCGTGCTGGTTTCCGCACCCGCCGACGGCGCCGATCTCACGGTTGTCTACGGCGTCAATGACGACAAGATCACCAAGGATCACATCGTCATCTCCAACGCCTCCTGCACCACCAATTGCCTCGGGCCGGTCGCCAAGGTGCTGAACGACGCCATCGGCATCGAACGCGGCTTCATGACGACGATCCACTCCTACACCGGCGACCAGCCGACGCTGGACACCATGCACAAGGATCTCTACCGCGGCCGCGCCGCCGCCCTCTCCCAGATCCCGACCTCGACGGGTGTGGCCAAGGCTGTCGGCCTGGTCCTGCCGGAACTCAACGGCAAGCTCGACGGCGTCTCGATCCGAGTGCCGACCCCGAACGTCTCGGTCATCGATTTCAAATTCGTCCCGAAGCGCCCGACCACCGTCGAGGAAGTCAACGCGGCGATGATCGCAGCGACCAAGGGCCGGCTGAAGCACATTCTCTCGGTCGTCGAGGAACCGCTGGTCTCCATCGACTTCAACCACAATCCAGCCTCGTCGTCCTTCGCGCTCGACCAGACCAAGGTCATCGAGGGCACGCTGGTCCGGGTCATGTCCTGGTACGACAACGAATGGGGCTTCTCGAACCGCATGGCCGACACGGCCGTCGCCATCGGCCGCACGCTCGAACCCATCAAGCAAGACATCAGAACGAAAGAGGAGGCCTGA
- the tkt gene encoding transketolase has translation MSQTAIRTAPETAVSERDMANAIRALAMDAVQKANSGHPGMPMGMADVATVLFNRFIAIDPSNPRWPDRDRFVLSAGHGSMLQYALHYLLGYDDMPIEQLQSFRQLGSRTAGHPEYGHALGIETTTGPLGQGISTAVGMALAERMLAARHGDDLVDHHTYVIAGDGCLQEGISHEAIDLAGHLKLDRLIVFWDDNSISIDGPTSLSTSMNQPARFEAAGWHVQSIDGHDAEAIAEAIENARQSDRPSLIACKTLIGKGAPNLQGSEKTHGAPLGDAEIAATRENIGWSSAPFDVPADILDAWRGIAARGQAKRRIWEQRLDGSPQREAFETAIAGELPDAFFEALDAFRKEHFEKATKVATRKASEMALGAINTATDLTVGGSADLTHSNLTITKGMNRVAPSDYAGSYIHYGIREHGMAAAMNGIALHGGFVPYGGTFLCFADYARGAMRLSALMGQRVIYVMTHDSIGLGEDGPTHQPVEHLAMLRATPNLNLFRPADIIETAECWELALKSKDRPSVLVLSRQNLPMLRQAHTDENRSARGAYVLRETDGLRAATLIATGSEVEIAVAAAEKLQAEHGLAAAVVSMPCWELFEEQDADYRKSVLGSAPRVAVEAAARLGWDRWIGDNGAFVGMTGFGASAPAPDLYRHFNITPEAVADAARRLII, from the coding sequence ATGAGCCAGACCGCCATCAGGACCGCCCCCGAAACTGCCGTTTCCGAACGCGACATGGCCAATGCCATCCGCGCGCTGGCGATGGACGCCGTGCAGAAGGCCAATTCCGGCCACCCCGGCATGCCGATGGGCATGGCCGATGTCGCGACAGTGCTTTTCAACCGCTTCATCGCCATCGATCCATCAAATCCCCGCTGGCCCGACCGCGACCGTTTCGTGCTGTCGGCCGGACATGGCTCGATGCTGCAATATGCACTGCATTACCTGCTCGGCTACGACGACATGCCGATCGAGCAGCTGCAGAGCTTCCGCCAGCTGGGCAGCCGCACTGCCGGCCACCCGGAATATGGCCACGCGCTCGGCATCGAGACCACCACCGGCCCACTCGGCCAGGGCATCTCCACAGCCGTCGGCATGGCGCTAGCTGAACGCATGCTCGCCGCCCGCCACGGCGACGATCTCGTCGACCACCATACCTATGTCATTGCCGGCGACGGTTGCCTGCAGGAAGGTATCAGCCACGAGGCAATCGACCTTGCCGGCCATCTGAAGCTCGACCGCCTGATCGTGTTCTGGGACGATAACTCTATCTCGATCGACGGGCCGACCTCGCTTTCCACCTCGATGAACCAGCCCGCGCGGTTCGAAGCAGCCGGCTGGCATGTCCAGTCGATCGACGGCCACGATGCCGAAGCGATTGCCGAGGCCATCGAGAATGCCCGTCAATCCGACCGCCCGTCCCTGATCGCCTGCAAGACCTTGATCGGCAAGGGTGCGCCCAATCTCCAGGGGTCGGAAAAGACCCATGGCGCGCCGCTAGGCGATGCCGAAATCGCCGCCACGCGCGAAAATATCGGCTGGTCCTCTGCCCCGTTCGATGTGCCGGCAGACATCCTCGATGCCTGGCGTGGAATAGCCGCGCGTGGGCAAGCGAAGCGCCGCATCTGGGAACAGCGCCTCGACGGCTCGCCACAGCGCGAGGCCTTCGAGACTGCCATCGCCGGCGAGCTACCCGACGCCTTTTTCGAAGCGCTCGACGCCTTCCGCAAGGAGCATTTCGAGAAGGCGACTAAGGTCGCCACCCGCAAGGCCTCCGAAATGGCACTCGGTGCGATCAACACTGCAACCGACCTGACCGTCGGCGGCTCCGCCGACCTGACCCACTCGAACCTGACCATCACCAAGGGCATGAACCGCGTCGCGCCAAGCGACTATGCCGGCAGCTATATCCATTACGGCATCCGCGAACACGGCATGGCCGCAGCCATGAACGGCATCGCGCTCCATGGCGGCTTCGTGCCCTATGGCGGCACGTTCCTCTGCTTTGCCGACTATGCGCGCGGCGCAATGCGGCTGTCGGCGCTGATGGGGCAGCGCGTCATCTATGTCATGACGCATGATTCCATCGGGCTCGGCGAAGACGGCCCCACCCATCAGCCCGTCGAGCATCTGGCGATGCTGCGCGCGACGCCGAACCTGAACCTCTTCCGCCCCGCCGATATCATCGAGACGGCGGAGTGCTGGGAACTGGCATTGAAGTCCAAGGACCGGCCGAGCGTTCTCGTGCTGTCGCGCCAGAACCTGCCGATGCTGCGCCAGGCGCATACCGACGAAAACCGCTCGGCGCGCGGTGCCTATGTTCTGCGCGAGACGGACGGCCTGCGCGCCGCCACGCTAATAGCCACCGGCTCGGAAGTCGAGATAGCCGTTGCAGCCGCCGAAAAACTGCAGGCCGAACATGGACTTGCTGCTGCCGTCGTTTCGATGCCCTGCTGGGAACTCTTCGAGGAACAGGATGCGGATTACCGCAAGTCGGTTCTCGGCTCGGCCCCGCGCGTCGCGGTCGAAGCCGCAGCCCGCCTCGGCTGGGACCGCTGGATCGGCGACAACGGAGCCTTCGTCGGCATGACCGGCTTCGGCGCAAGTGCGCCGGCACCCGATCTCTATCGGCATTTCAACATCACGCCTGAAGCGGTCGCCGACGCGGCCCGGCGGCTCATCATCTGA
- a CDS encoding phosphoribulokinase: MSAKHPIISITGSSGAGTTSVKRIFEQIFRRENIDAAFIEGDAFHRYDRAAMKEKVAEEEKRGNPNFTHFNAEANELETLQSVFEEYGRRGSGKTRTYVHDEEEAKLYGQPPGTFTPWREFEPSKLLFYEGLHGCAVTDKVDLAKFADLKIGVVPVINLEWIQKIHRDRTTRGYSAEAVMDVILRRMPDYIRYITPQFTLTDINFQRVPIVDTSNPFIARWIPTPDESMLVIRFARPRGIDFPYLLSMIHDSFMSRANSIVVPGNKLDLAMQLILTPLILQLIERQNRMS; the protein is encoded by the coding sequence ATGTCAGCCAAGCACCCGATCATATCGATCACCGGCTCTTCAGGCGCGGGAACGACCTCGGTCAAGCGCATCTTCGAGCAGATTTTCCGGCGTGAGAACATCGACGCTGCCTTCATCGAGGGCGACGCCTTCCATCGCTATGACCGCGCCGCGATGAAGGAAAAGGTCGCCGAGGAGGAAAAGAGGGGAAATCCCAACTTCACCCATTTCAACGCCGAGGCCAACGAACTCGAAACCTTGCAATCGGTTTTCGAGGAATATGGCCGCCGCGGTTCCGGCAAGACCCGCACCTACGTCCATGACGAGGAGGAAGCCAAGCTCTACGGCCAGCCTCCCGGCACCTTCACGCCATGGCGCGAATTCGAGCCAAGCAAGCTGCTGTTCTACGAAGGGCTACATGGCTGCGCGGTGACCGATAAGGTCGATCTGGCGAAGTTCGCCGATCTGAAGATCGGCGTCGTGCCGGTGATCAATCTCGAATGGATCCAGAAGATCCATCGTGACCGCACCACGCGCGGCTATTCGGCCGAGGCGGTGATGGACGTGATCCTGCGCCGGATGCCGGACTATATCCGCTACATCACGCCGCAATTCACGCTGACCGACATCAATTTCCAGCGCGTGCCGATCGTCGACACGTCGAACCCGTTCATCGCGCGCTGGATACCGACGCCGGATGAATCGATGCTGGTCATCCGCTTCGCCAGGCCGCGCGGCATCGACTTCCCCTACCTGCTGTCGATGATCCACGACAGCTTCATGTCGCGAGCAAATTCGATCGTCGTGCCGGGCAACAAGCTCGACCTCGCCATGCAACTGATCCTGACCCCGCTGATCCTGCAACTGATCGAACGCCAGAACCGGATGTCGTGA